One Tunturibacter gelidoferens genomic region harbors:
- a CDS encoding serine/threonine-protein kinase, with protein sequence MIPEAGQRFGPYEILGRLGGGGMGLVFRAWDERLHREVAVKLLHESYKMPGMRERFLQEARAASALNHPNICMVFDIGEQNGTPYLVMELLEGETVRSRIEHGALSPDEIVRYALEISDALAAAHTKGIVHRDIKPANIFLVKMPSGKSQAKVLDFGLAKIGLEVRGGWESRTLDMTLSGATVGTVAYMSPEQARGESLDTRSDLFSLGVVLYEMATRRVPFEGTTSALMFVQLLSHTPDSVRNWNESIPRDLERIILKLMAKNRTERFQSTQELQEALTKVGGKLGRGGWLHKGSLSAVPLVRAYDPVALHKGPKRKSDSSQGNTPGGRVPRLQARGSLDSKKLTRPAVGPGGDFGRAPKRSHLVQAGALAFESEGSQRFRRSVYDVVQSNAQDATVQQVGHSPLTGVKILPSQPESIRSRRGLTRFEEDRDDMAERDVPEWLVSEDDSLAELMVEQRKKAWVRMAAAVTLTLGVAMAISLLIGRSLFRPMVLKPTDRLLLTLVQNKTGDKTLDGTVMEGLEIALHQSKTLNVLGGQAYRAGLMQINPESAVAMMTVPVQSVAQKIGARAYLYGEISGSEAPYTISVDVLRADSNDKVASLDEIAGSREEIPAAIGRLALAVRREVSEDSKADMRRTIPFADEASGNLDALHAYFVGATAERNGRIPEALEAYQEAVNFDPKFVQVQMRLAWLYREEKAEVASAKAAGFARDAAVHASEAVKLLAKFCFEMNGSGDLVQATRTIREYVLRYPLSVDGRRGLALVLRMQRLFPEALQAAQQGYEENPFDAEPYVEAERDLVGMDRYGSVLEVASQAGHIGVASSTNVLTAAYLDGREDLVTEQVKELQDALAGPTIGSRAQVTYADLNNYGLYLDNTGKKGAALDLWRTAAAKAGDDAELSGTQASLLAQGALDQALAESCSAALAMVEEVRSLPKGPVASFNAGMAAALCGDQPYAVKTAGILQQHFPRNTAVVQNYAPELKAAAEIGINEPGKAIPRLDIAAQYEETVFAAYLRGMAHAALGQTSQAILAFQTVLARRGEASMQEGDLYPMAGIGVARGYKNSRNQPESVEAYRKSLNLWKEADPKQPLMTEALARSR encoded by the coding sequence ATGATTCCAGAGGCTGGCCAGAGGTTCGGTCCGTACGAGATCCTGGGTAGACTGGGCGGCGGAGGTATGGGCCTCGTCTTTCGAGCCTGGGATGAGCGGCTGCATCGCGAGGTTGCGGTGAAGCTGCTGCATGAGAGCTACAAGATGCCCGGGATGCGAGAGCGTTTCCTGCAAGAGGCGCGGGCTGCTTCTGCACTGAATCACCCAAATATCTGCATGGTGTTCGACATCGGCGAACAGAATGGCACGCCTTATCTAGTGATGGAACTGCTGGAGGGCGAAACCGTAAGGTCCCGAATCGAACACGGCGCGCTCTCTCCGGACGAGATTGTTCGCTATGCGCTCGAGATATCTGACGCGTTGGCAGCCGCGCATACCAAAGGGATTGTGCATCGAGATATCAAGCCGGCAAATATCTTCCTGGTGAAGATGCCGAGTGGAAAGAGCCAGGCGAAGGTGCTGGACTTTGGCCTGGCGAAGATCGGACTCGAAGTGCGCGGAGGGTGGGAGTCGCGAACGCTTGATATGACGCTATCGGGGGCGACCGTTGGGACGGTGGCGTATATGTCGCCGGAGCAGGCGCGGGGCGAGTCACTGGACACACGATCGGATCTGTTCTCGCTGGGGGTTGTGCTGTATGAGATGGCGACGCGACGTGTGCCGTTCGAAGGAACGACGAGTGCGCTGATGTTTGTGCAGCTTCTCAGTCATACGCCGGACTCTGTCCGTAACTGGAACGAATCGATTCCGCGTGACTTGGAGCGGATCATCCTCAAACTGATGGCGAAGAATCGGACTGAGCGATTCCAGAGCACGCAGGAGTTGCAGGAGGCCTTAACTAAGGTCGGGGGAAAGCTGGGTCGAGGAGGATGGCTACACAAGGGATCATTGTCAGCAGTTCCTCTCGTTCGTGCTTATGATCCAGTCGCTCTGCATAAGGGACCGAAACGCAAATCTGATTCAAGCCAGGGGAATACGCCGGGTGGGAGGGTGCCAAGGCTCCAGGCCAGAGGGTCACTTGATAGCAAAAAGCTGACCCGCCCCGCGGTCGGTCCGGGGGGCGATTTTGGTCGCGCTCCAAAGCGCTCGCATCTTGTACAAGCGGGCGCCTTGGCATTTGAGAGCGAGGGCTCTCAGCGGTTTCGGCGCTCTGTATATGATGTGGTGCAAAGTAACGCTCAAGATGCAACTGTCCAACAGGTTGGTCATAGCCCGTTGACGGGAGTGAAGATATTACCTTCTCAACCAGAATCGATAAGATCTCGACGGGGGTTGACGCGTTTTGAAGAAGATCGCGATGACATGGCTGAGCGGGATGTACCGGAATGGCTGGTATCTGAAGACGATTCTTTAGCAGAGTTGATGGTGGAGCAGAGAAAAAAAGCCTGGGTGCGAATGGCGGCCGCAGTGACCCTAACGCTCGGCGTCGCGATGGCAATCTCTCTATTGATTGGCAGAAGCCTCTTTCGACCGATGGTGCTAAAGCCCACTGATCGTTTGCTGCTAACTCTTGTTCAGAACAAGACTGGAGACAAGACACTCGACGGAACGGTGATGGAGGGGCTTGAGATCGCGCTGCATCAATCGAAGACTTTGAATGTTCTGGGTGGTCAAGCGTATCGCGCGGGCCTAATGCAGATCAATCCGGAGAGCGCTGTAGCGATGATGACAGTCCCTGTGCAGAGTGTCGCGCAGAAGATTGGCGCCAGGGCTTATTTGTATGGTGAGATCAGTGGATCGGAGGCTCCCTATACGATCAGCGTCGACGTGTTGAGGGCTGATTCGAACGACAAAGTGGCCAGCCTCGATGAGATTGCTGGGAGCAGGGAAGAGATTCCCGCGGCGATCGGCCGACTAGCGTTGGCCGTGCGGAGAGAAGTGAGTGAAGACAGTAAAGCCGACATGCGAAGAACAATTCCGTTTGCCGATGAGGCGTCAGGAAATCTGGATGCGTTGCATGCTTATTTTGTAGGGGCGACAGCAGAGCGGAATGGCCGAATCCCCGAGGCGTTAGAGGCGTATCAAGAAGCGGTAAATTTCGATCCGAAGTTTGTTCAGGTGCAGATGCGGCTTGCGTGGCTTTATCGTGAGGAAAAGGCTGAAGTGGCATCCGCGAAGGCCGCCGGGTTTGCACGCGATGCCGCAGTTCACGCCAGCGAGGCGGTCAAGTTGCTGGCGAAGTTCTGCTTTGAAATGAATGGGAGTGGGGATTTGGTTCAGGCTACCAGAACGATCCGCGAGTATGTGTTGCGATATCCGCTCAGCGTTGACGGGAGAAGAGGGCTGGCGCTGGTGTTGCGAATGCAGAGGCTATTCCCGGAGGCTTTGCAGGCTGCGCAGCAGGGATATGAGGAGAATCCGTTCGATGCGGAGCCTTATGTCGAGGCAGAACGCGACCTGGTCGGGATGGATCGATACGGAAGCGTCCTTGAAGTGGCGTCACAGGCTGGTCACATCGGGGTTGCGAGTAGTACCAACGTCCTGACCGCGGCATATCTGGACGGGAGGGAAGATCTTGTGACAGAGCAGGTAAAAGAATTGCAGGATGCGCTCGCCGGACCAACGATTGGCAGTCGCGCGCAGGTGACGTACGCAGACTTGAATAATTACGGCCTTTACCTGGATAACACAGGAAAGAAGGGCGCGGCTTTGGATCTGTGGCGGACGGCGGCTGCAAAAGCTGGTGACGACGCCGAGCTATCTGGCACCCAGGCATCTTTGTTGGCGCAAGGCGCGCTTGATCAGGCTCTGGCAGAGAGTTGCTCCGCTGCACTCGCGATGGTTGAGGAAGTGAGAAGCTTGCCGAAGGGACCAGTTGCAAGCTTCAACGCAGGAATGGCTGCGGCTCTCTGTGGAGATCAGCCGTATGCGGTGAAGACTGCCGGCATACTGCAGCAGCATTTTCCGCGAAATACCGCAGTGGTCCAAAACTACGCACCTGAGTTGAAAGCTGCAGCCGAGATTGGAATCAATGAACCTGGGAAAGCCATCCCGAGACTGGATATTGCCGCACAGTACGAGGAGACGGTGTTCGCGGCATATTTGCGTGGCATGGCTCACGCAGCATTAGGTCAGACGTCTCAGGCCATCCTCGCTTTTCAGACAGTATTGGCTCGGCGCGGCGAAGCATCGATGCAGGAAGGAGATCTATATCCGATGGCGGGGATAGGAGTAGCGCGGGGCTACAAGAACAGCCGTAATCAACCGGAAAGTGTCGAGGCTTATCGGAAATCTTTGAATCTATGGAAAGAGGCGGACCCAAAGCAACCTCTGATGACCGAAGCATTGGCCAGAAGTAGATAA
- a CDS encoding radical SAM protein, whose protein sequence is MSVLHEVSTPQSITSLVSAITNMPILILNVHSLCNCRCVMCDIWKRDTREQIQVENLERHRLSLQNLGVRQVVLTGGEPLLHNDLAALCTFFRDQGIRLTLLTTGLLLFKRANEVANLFDDIIISLDGPRQVHDNIRKVGGAFDLIDKGIAAVRQYNPYLPITCRTTVQKANHNHLRETVNAAKAMGLNSISFLAADLTSEAFNRPLVWPIERQSQIGLSADEITVLEVEIEHLILEYRVDFDQRFIVESAAKLRKISRRFREHLGQLSPKAPVCNAPWVSAVLEIDGAVRPCFFHNSIGNMTHSALEDVVNGKVAKEFRASLNVETNPICQRCVCSLNYSTVSDNPTN, encoded by the coding sequence GTGTCAGTGCTGCATGAGGTGTCAACTCCGCAATCTATTACTTCGCTCGTATCGGCAATCACAAACATGCCGATCCTGATCCTGAATGTGCACAGCCTGTGCAACTGCCGCTGCGTCATGTGTGACATCTGGAAGCGTGATACCAGGGAGCAGATCCAAGTGGAGAATTTGGAACGCCACCGACTCTCGCTGCAGAATCTTGGAGTTAGACAAGTGGTTCTCACCGGCGGCGAGCCGCTGCTTCATAACGATCTCGCGGCGCTGTGCACATTTTTTCGAGATCAAGGAATTCGCTTAACTCTTCTAACCACAGGTCTACTTTTGTTCAAACGCGCGAACGAGGTTGCCAATCTATTTGATGACATCATCATCTCCCTCGATGGCCCAAGACAAGTTCACGACAACATCCGCAAAGTCGGCGGAGCTTTCGACCTCATCGATAAAGGCATAGCCGCTGTTCGCCAATACAACCCATATCTCCCGATAACCTGCCGAACCACTGTGCAGAAAGCCAACCATAATCATTTACGCGAGACAGTCAATGCAGCTAAGGCTATGGGGCTAAACTCAATCTCCTTTTTAGCAGCCGATCTCACTTCCGAAGCGTTCAATCGCCCACTAGTATGGCCTATTGAGAGACAGAGCCAGATCGGTCTGAGCGCGGACGAGATAACGGTTCTCGAAGTTGAAATCGAACATCTGATCCTCGAATATAGAGTAGACTTCGACCAAAGATTCATAGTCGAGTCGGCCGCAAAGCTGCGAAAAATCTCGCGACGTTTCCGCGAGCACCTAGGACAACTCTCTCCTAAAGCTCCCGTATGTAACGCCCCCTGGGTCTCGGCCGTGCTTGAAATCGATGGTGCCGTCCGCCCCTGCTTCTTTCATAACTCAATAGGAAATATGACTCACTCTGCACTGGAAGACGTAGTTAACGGGAAAGTGGCCAAAGAGTTCCGAGCATCGCTCAACGTAGAAACCAACCCAATCTGTCAGCGATGCGTATGTTCATTGAATTACAGTACAGTCAGTGATAACCCAACCAACTGA
- a CDS encoding methyltransferase domain-containing protein — MTATAYSSSDVFDTWAQVYDEQPNPLLMLEQRFLSQILPDVSGLDVLDAGCGTGRWLQLLASRGPASLTGVDSSHKMLHRAATKLGAACSLRLGSCVALPIPTAAMDLVVSSFVLSYLESLQNFARELHRVTRPGATVFLTDMHPETAALCDWKRSFTHEDSTETVPAHRYSLQEITDIFQAYGFELLTNIQPDFDSEEKKVFEDNGRPELYEACAKLPAIYILQLQKKVLLQKAPSGNFGTLRLIAGRCTFGPCAATGALIEIERGQISFVSHKMPRRTGMSSSSSETIDLSNYLLLPGLINAHDHLEFSLFPNLGTGPYLNSIEWAREIHRTYASVIACHRKVPKPTRLVWGAIRNLLCGVTTVCHHNPLSRELVAADFPVRVLSRFGWAHSLTMDPNLLHNFDHTPPHLPFLLHAAEGVDAKSAQEIFDLDRLAVLDERTVLVHGLALNKKAVSLINQRRSALVVCPTSNQFLFSSAPSATLIKSLNAVVLGSDSPLTSAGDLLDEISFARREIGLDDQSLFEMVTTRSASVLRLRNGEGRLRPGSVGDVIAVRDKGLTPAQTVSQLTFDQIELVILGGRIQLASDALYACLAKPLQAGLCPLLIEGHKRWLRAPIDELLSSARKTLGNDIRVGGKRVERVSAA; from the coding sequence GTGACTGCGACAGCCTATTCTTCGTCTGATGTATTCGATACCTGGGCGCAGGTCTATGACGAGCAGCCCAATCCGCTGCTCATGCTGGAGCAACGTTTTCTCAGTCAGATACTCCCGGATGTCAGCGGCCTTGATGTGTTGGACGCTGGATGCGGCACGGGCAGATGGCTTCAACTCTTGGCATCTCGTGGACCCGCGAGTCTAACTGGGGTTGACTCCTCTCACAAAATGCTGCACCGTGCTGCAACTAAGCTTGGGGCAGCGTGTTCCTTACGACTCGGAAGCTGTGTCGCTCTACCTATACCAACCGCCGCGATGGACCTCGTGGTGTCATCATTCGTTTTGAGCTACCTGGAAAGCCTGCAGAACTTCGCTCGGGAACTGCACCGAGTTACCCGGCCTGGTGCCACTGTCTTTTTGACGGACATGCATCCAGAGACGGCAGCTTTATGTGACTGGAAAAGATCTTTTACTCACGAGGATTCGACTGAAACCGTCCCTGCCCACAGATACTCACTCCAGGAGATTACTGACATATTTCAGGCGTACGGGTTCGAGTTACTTACGAATATCCAGCCGGATTTTGATTCAGAGGAGAAAAAGGTCTTCGAAGATAACGGAAGACCGGAGTTGTACGAAGCTTGTGCGAAGCTCCCTGCCATTTATATTTTACAGCTGCAAAAAAAAGTGCTCCTGCAGAAAGCTCCAAGCGGGAATTTTGGAACTCTACGTCTTATAGCGGGAAGATGTACTTTCGGGCCTTGCGCAGCAACCGGAGCTCTGATTGAGATCGAACGCGGACAAATATCCTTCGTCTCGCACAAGATGCCACGTCGCACAGGGATGTCATCTAGTTCGAGCGAAACAATCGACCTATCTAACTATTTACTGCTCCCAGGCCTCATCAACGCACATGATCATCTTGAGTTCAGCCTCTTCCCGAACCTGGGAACAGGACCGTATTTGAACTCGATCGAGTGGGCAAGAGAGATCCATCGGACTTACGCTTCAGTCATCGCCTGTCATCGCAAGGTCCCAAAGCCGACTCGGCTAGTGTGGGGAGCCATCCGCAATCTGCTCTGCGGTGTGACCACTGTCTGCCATCACAACCCACTCTCGCGCGAATTAGTCGCAGCCGACTTTCCAGTTCGTGTGTTGTCCAGATTTGGCTGGGCTCATTCCCTTACGATGGATCCCAACCTCTTGCACAACTTCGATCACACACCGCCACATCTACCTTTCCTGCTTCATGCCGCCGAAGGAGTCGACGCAAAGAGTGCCCAAGAGATCTTTGATCTCGATCGACTGGCAGTTCTCGACGAGCGAACAGTTCTTGTGCATGGCCTCGCTCTAAATAAGAAGGCGGTCTCGCTTATCAATCAACGTCGTTCAGCTCTCGTCGTCTGTCCCACTTCAAATCAGTTCCTCTTTTCCTCCGCGCCTTCCGCGACGTTGATCAAGTCTCTCAACGCGGTGGTCCTTGGCAGCGATTCTCCGCTTACCTCGGCCGGCGATCTGCTCGATGAAATAAGTTTTGCGCGTCGCGAGATTGGCCTCGATGACCAGTCTCTCTTTGAAATGGTTACTACAAGATCAGCCAGTGTTTTGCGTCTGCGCAACGGAGAAGGGCGGCTCCGTCCAGGCTCTGTAGGCGACGTCATCGCCGTGCGCGATAAAGGTCTTACTCCGGCACAGACTGTTTCGCAGCTTACCTTCGACCAGATCGAACTTGTCATCCTTGGGGGGCGAATCCAACTTGCGAGCGATGCTCTTTACGCCTGCCTTGCCAAACCACTTCAGGCCGGCCTGTGTCCCCTGCTCATCGAGGGTCACAAGCGGTGGCTCCGGGCACCGATTGATGAACTTTTAAGTAGTGCAAGAAAAACGCTCGGAAACGACATCCGAGTCGGCGGAAAGAGGGTGGAGCGTGTCAGTGCTGCATGA
- a CDS encoding B12-binding domain-containing radical SAM protein, whose translation MIILFNPRATKPRNRRLPLAVLAIAAVLEGREEYEIIDGNVDDNPTAAVLRLIEQHDVELLGVSVMPGPQMVAAMETSRDVRRAYPHVKIVWGGYFPSVYPDAALNAKYVDYIVRGQGEDTLLELLDALRGKRTLESILGLSYKDIFGLPRNNAERPMKGPDEFPWSPFHKLPVNKYLRPSFFGKRTAVHHASIGCPFNCSFCGVHAAYGNKERMESPERTAAILSHLVTEYGADSVQFYDMNFFLREDHALELAKRIEHLNLRWWCEARVDVMSRYTDETFAALKRAGCTMIFFGAESGSDWALKEMKKGITTEQTITIAERIKQFGIIPEFSFVIGNPGDPERDTRETLAFIRKLKKINPDSEIIIYHYTPVPQPDNMYGNIDGQIAWPSTPAEWASKRWMDFTLRIDTQAPWLKRKTKNLIDNFEIVVGSRWPTVQDIRAPRWSRFLLKSLSSWRYALRFYHFPIELHWANEFISLRKPKRESL comes from the coding sequence ATGATCATCCTTTTCAATCCACGTGCCACAAAACCACGCAACCGCCGCCTTCCTCTCGCTGTGTTGGCTATTGCCGCAGTTCTTGAGGGACGAGAAGAATATGAGATTATCGACGGCAATGTAGACGACAACCCGACAGCAGCCGTATTGCGGCTAATTGAACAACACGACGTCGAACTTCTCGGCGTCTCTGTGATGCCAGGGCCACAGATGGTTGCCGCGATGGAAACGTCACGGGATGTTCGCCGCGCTTATCCTCACGTGAAGATCGTGTGGGGAGGCTATTTCCCTTCCGTCTATCCAGACGCTGCACTCAATGCAAAGTACGTAGACTACATTGTTAGGGGTCAGGGCGAAGATACACTGCTGGAACTCCTGGATGCACTGCGCGGGAAACGCACACTGGAGTCCATTCTCGGCTTATCCTACAAAGACATCTTTGGCCTACCTAGAAACAACGCCGAGCGGCCCATGAAGGGGCCCGATGAGTTCCCTTGGTCGCCCTTTCACAAATTGCCCGTCAACAAATATCTTCGGCCTTCTTTTTTTGGCAAGCGCACTGCTGTCCATCACGCCAGTATTGGTTGTCCTTTTAACTGCAGCTTTTGTGGAGTTCACGCTGCTTATGGGAACAAAGAACGCATGGAGTCGCCAGAACGCACGGCTGCCATTCTCTCGCATCTCGTAACAGAGTACGGAGCCGATTCCGTTCAGTTTTACGATATGAACTTTTTCCTGAGGGAGGATCACGCCCTGGAGCTTGCGAAGCGAATTGAACACCTCAACCTTCGCTGGTGGTGCGAGGCCCGAGTCGATGTCATGTCACGTTACACCGACGAAACCTTCGCGGCGCTAAAACGGGCAGGATGCACCATGATTTTTTTTGGTGCTGAGTCAGGCTCCGACTGGGCTCTCAAAGAGATGAAAAAAGGCATAACAACAGAGCAGACAATAACGATTGCAGAGCGGATAAAACAGTTTGGTATCATTCCCGAGTTCTCCTTCGTCATCGGAAATCCGGGAGACCCGGAACGAGACACCCGTGAGACCCTTGCCTTCATACGTAAACTGAAGAAGATTAATCCCGACTCTGAGATCATCATCTATCACTACACGCCGGTGCCTCAACCTGACAATATGTACGGTAATATTGACGGCCAGATCGCGTGGCCGTCTACTCCCGCAGAGTGGGCTTCGAAGCGGTGGATGGACTTTACTCTACGCATTGACACGCAAGCTCCGTGGCTTAAACGTAAGACCAAAAACCTCATCGACAACTTCGAGATCGTTGTCGGCTCACGATGGCCGACTGTACAGGATATCCGTGCGCCGAGGTGGAGTCGCTTTCTCTTGAAGAGTCTCAGCTCATGGCGATATGCACTTCGCTTCTATCACTTCCCAATTGAACTTCATTGGGCCAACGAATTCATCAGCCTCCGCAAGCCAAAGCGAGAAAGTTTGTGA
- a CDS encoding class I SAM-dependent methyltransferase, with the protein MMVTTHLRSISCSATEDGEIRLQCPRCHGQIGVLPHTSKGDMMLVCSDCCLKLSREQGIWRALLPERVSHFSRFIKDYEFIRSAEGRGSISADYYLALPYRDLSGNNSQQWTMRARTFHYIEQNILHNLRIENQRPLQILDLGAGNGWMSYRLALAGHAPVAVDLLTNDRDGVGAAIHYRKQLAALFPRLQAELDVLPFTDDSFDLVIYNASFHYSEDYEKTIAEALRCTRTGGTILIADTPWYSNEASGRQMVIERRRTFTQRYGFPSDGLGSLEFLTDERLRRIETCFSLRWQAHTPNYGMRWLMRPLLANMLGRREPSQFRIYTARVKK; encoded by the coding sequence ATGATGGTGACGACTCATCTTAGATCGATCTCTTGCAGTGCTACCGAAGACGGCGAGATTCGCCTTCAATGCCCGCGCTGTCACGGACAGATAGGAGTTCTTCCGCATACGAGTAAAGGTGACATGATGTTGGTATGCTCGGATTGTTGCCTGAAGCTATCGAGGGAGCAAGGCATCTGGAGAGCTTTACTTCCTGAACGGGTCTCTCATTTCTCCCGCTTCATCAAAGACTATGAGTTCATTCGTTCTGCAGAAGGCCGTGGCAGCATAAGTGCGGACTACTATCTTGCGCTTCCCTATCGCGACTTGTCTGGGAACAACAGTCAGCAATGGACCATGCGAGCCAGAACGTTTCATTACATCGAACAGAATATTCTTCATAATTTACGGATCGAGAACCAAAGACCGCTTCAAATTCTCGACCTCGGCGCAGGTAATGGATGGATGAGCTATCGCCTGGCTCTTGCAGGTCATGCGCCTGTCGCGGTAGATCTGCTTACTAATGATCGCGATGGCGTAGGCGCCGCAATTCACTATCGGAAACAGCTTGCTGCACTCTTCCCTCGTCTTCAGGCAGAGCTTGACGTCCTCCCTTTTACGGACGATTCGTTTGACCTTGTTATTTATAACGCATCATTTCACTATTCCGAAGACTACGAGAAGACCATAGCCGAAGCCTTACGTTGTACTCGCACCGGGGGAACGATTCTCATCGCTGATACCCCGTGGTATAGCAACGAAGCGAGCGGTCGACAGATGGTCATTGAACGTCGTAGGACCTTCACTCAACGCTACGGTTTTCCGTCCGACGGCCTCGGAAGTCTTGAATTCCTTACAGACGAACGTCTGCGAAGAATAGAGACCTGCTTTAGTCTTCGCTGGCAAGCACACACCCCCAATTACGGAATGCGCTGGCTTATGCGGCCGCTACTTGCGAACATGCTCGGCAGACGCGAACCGTCTCAATTCCGAATCTATACCGCTAGAGTCAAGAAATGA
- a CDS encoding class I SAM-dependent methyltransferase, which translates to MTNMATVQPQAILAFDHLAERYDDLFTKSLIGRAQRDIVWNVLSQTFRPGDYVLELNCGTGEDAMFLARNGISVAAFDASEQMIRIASQRLRPEAPNPLVRFSQLPIELIHQIRPERQFDGAFSNFSGLNCVVDLNHTAEDLAALMPPGAPLIVCLSTRFCISEMIWFSLRGKLSKAFRRCSGRTVAKVDEFAVNVYYPTLRQLRRSFSPAFIMRSCVGIGITVPPSYVEPWIRKYPKSLNILQAIDKVLSSRPGFRVLGDHMLIRFERAQA; encoded by the coding sequence ATGACTAACATGGCTACCGTCCAGCCTCAAGCCATACTTGCCTTCGACCATTTAGCCGAAAGATACGACGATCTATTCACCAAGTCTCTTATTGGCCGCGCTCAACGAGACATCGTGTGGAATGTATTGAGTCAGACGTTCCGACCTGGAGATTATGTTCTCGAGTTGAATTGTGGCACGGGGGAAGATGCGATGTTCCTCGCCCGCAACGGAATCTCAGTGGCCGCCTTTGATGCCTCCGAACAAATGATACGGATCGCAAGTCAACGTCTTCGCCCTGAGGCTCCGAATCCTCTCGTGCGATTCAGTCAACTGCCAATTGAACTGATACATCAGATCCGACCGGAAAGACAATTTGACGGAGCCTTCTCAAATTTCTCCGGCCTTAACTGTGTCGTCGATCTAAACCATACAGCAGAGGACCTGGCAGCTCTTATGCCTCCGGGTGCTCCACTTATTGTCTGCCTTTCCACCCGCTTTTGCATCTCAGAGATGATCTGGTTTTCGCTTCGCGGGAAGCTCAGTAAAGCGTTTCGAAGATGCTCGGGTCGAACAGTAGCCAAGGTCGACGAGTTTGCCGTCAACGTCTACTACCCGACTTTACGCCAGTTGCGAAGATCATTTTCACCTGCATTCATAATGCGTTCCTGTGTGGGTATCGGCATCACAGTTCCACCGTCTTACGTTGAACCATGGATCCGCAAATATCCAAAATCACTAAATATCCTACAGGCGATCGATAAAGTTCTCTCAAGCCGTCCAGGGTTTCGCGTACTTGGCGATCACATGCTCATTCGCTTCGAAAGAGCCCAGGCATGA